The following DNA comes from Trueperaceae bacterium.
CCAACGGCCTCCCGTAGACTCGGCGCACCGCACCTAGGCGTCGGGCGGGAGCCGGCGAGTGTCCGGCCGCTCGGCTGCAGGAGGAACCAGATGACGAGACTCCCGTCGTTCGTCCGCTTCGTCTCGCTCGCCCTCGCGCTGCTGGCAGGCGTCGTCGCCGCGCAGTCGACCACCGCCTTGAGGGTCGCCAGCACGGCCAGCGTGACCACCTGGGACCCGAGCCTGTCCTTCTCCACCGAGGCCGTCTACCTTGCCAACATCTACGAACCGCTGCTGTGGGCCAACCCGGCCGGGGCGGAGGAGCCGTTCAGGCCGGCGCTCGCCACCTCGTGGGAGGCGGCCGCCGACGGCCTGTCGTGGACGTTCCACCTGCGCGAGGGCGTCAAGTTCCATGACGGCGCGACGCTGAACGCCGACGCGGTGGTGCGTTCGATCGAACGTCACATGGCCATCGGCGGTGCCGCGTTCATCTGGGCGCCGGTCGCCGCCGTCGTCGCGGTCGACGACATGACGGTGCGCATCGACCTCGAGTACCCGGCGCCAGTCGACCTCATCGCGGCCTCGCTCTACGGCGCCTGGATCGTCAGCCCTGCCGCGCTCGACGCTGCCGCGGCCGACGAAGCGTACTTCGAGGCCGGCATCGGCGCCGGCACCGGTCCGTACCGTCTGGTCGAGTACACGCCCGACGCGGAGGTCGTCCTGGGCGCCTTCGACGATTACTGGGGCGGTTGGGACGAGCCCGGGCACTTCCAGAACGTGGTCGTGAGGATCGTCTCCGACCAGGTCCTGCAGGAGCAGATGCTCCTCGCGGGCGAGGTGGACATGGCGCTCAGCCTCCCGCCTACCTCCTACGCCGCTTTCGCGGCCGACCCGAACTACGACGTGCACACGGTCGTGACGCCCTTCAACTACGTGGGCTTCCTCAACACGACCCGCCCGCCCCTCGACGACGTCCGCGTCCGTCAGGCGATCTCCTACGCCGTCCCCTACGACGACATCATCGCCGTGGGCGCCGAGGGGCTGGGCACGCAGAGCCGCGGCCCGGTGCCGCAGGGCATCTACCCCTGGTCGGAGGAGGTCCCGCGCTACACGCAGGACCTAGCCAAGGCCCGGCAACTCCTGGCGGAGGCCGGTCACGAGGGTGGCGGTTTCACCTTGCGGCTCACTTACGCGGCGGAGAACATCATCGAACGCGCCTTCGCCCCTGTCATGGCCGACGCGCTCGCCGACATCGGCATCAAGGTGGAGATCGAGCCGCTGCTCTTCAACCAGCAGTGGGCGCTGGCCAAGGCCGACCCGAAGGAGGCGCAGGACATCTTCCTGCTGCTGTACTGGCCCACGTACTCGGACGCCGGCTCCGACAACCTTTGGTCCATGTTCCATAGCAGCGAGACGCCGTTCTTCAACCTCAGCTACTGGAAGAACCCGCTGTTCGATGACCTGGTCGACGAGGCGATCGAGTTGACCGGCACCGACCGCGCCACGGCGCAAGCC
Coding sequences within:
- a CDS encoding ABC transporter substrate-binding protein encodes the protein MTRLPSFVRFVSLALALLAGVVAAQSTTALRVASTASVTTWDPSLSFSTEAVYLANIYEPLLWANPAGAEEPFRPALATSWEAAADGLSWTFHLREGVKFHDGATLNADAVVRSIERHMAIGGAAFIWAPVAAVVAVDDMTVRIDLEYPAPVDLIAASLYGAWIVSPAALDAAAADEAYFEAGIGAGTGPYRLVEYTPDAEVVLGAFDDYWGGWDEPGHFQNVVVRIVSDQVLQEQMLLAGEVDMALSLPPTSYAAFAADPNYDVHTVVTPFNYVGFLNTTRPPLDDVRVRQAISYAVPYDDIIAVGAEGLGTQSRGPVPQGIYPWSEEVPRYTQDLAKARQLLAEAGHEGGGFTLRLTYAAENIIERAFAPVMADALADIGIKVEIEPLLFNQQWALAKADPKEAQDIFLLLYWPTYSDAGSDNLWSMFHSSETPFFNLSYWKNPLFDDLVDEAIELTGTDRATAQALYVDAMTILVDEAPALFFMDAGGWYAVPTYLEGFAYNINYPFATFFYPIRLAD